In the genome of Taurinivorans muris, one region contains:
- the mtnP gene encoding S-methyl-5'-thioadenosine phosphorylase, translated as MVKIAIIGGSGLEKSSLIQSVSTKETETKWGTPSSPITEGILNGVPVAFLSRHGYDHSIPPTQVNNRANIAALKEIGCTHILSSTAVGSLREEIHPGHLVIPDQFIDFTKHRICTYHETFSDGIKHLSIADPFNESLRQDLIHVCEKLKFEHHKQATVVTIEGPRFSTRAESQMFRILGADIINMSIAPEAILAAELGIPYATIAMSTDYDAWRENIAPVSWEEIKEVMKANTQKVQQVFAEIVSLIASHQ; from the coding sequence ATGGTTAAGATTGCCATCATCGGCGGCAGCGGATTAGAAAAATCAAGCCTTATCCAATCCGTTTCCACAAAGGAAACGGAAACAAAATGGGGAACCCCCTCTTCTCCCATTACGGAAGGAATATTGAACGGTGTGCCTGTGGCTTTTTTATCAAGACACGGCTATGATCATTCCATTCCGCCAACCCAGGTGAACAACCGTGCAAATATCGCAGCATTGAAAGAAATAGGCTGCACCCATATTTTAAGCAGCACGGCGGTCGGCTCGCTGAGGGAAGAAATCCACCCGGGACATCTTGTTATTCCCGACCAATTCATTGATTTTACAAAGCATAGAATTTGCACATACCATGAAACATTTAGCGACGGTATCAAACACTTAAGCATTGCCGATCCTTTCAATGAAAGCCTCAGGCAAGACCTTATCCATGTCTGCGAAAAACTTAAATTCGAGCACCACAAACAGGCGACTGTGGTAACCATTGAAGGTCCCCGTTTTTCAACTCGGGCAGAATCCCAAATGTTCAGAATTTTAGGTGCAGACATCATCAACATGAGTATCGCGCCTGAAGCCATTTTGGCTGCCGAACTCGGCATTCCCTATGCAACCATCGCTATGAGCACGGATTACGATGCATGGCGCGAAAACATCGCCCCTGTATCTTGGGAAGAAATCAAAGAAGTTATGAAAGCAAATACGCAAAAAGTACAACAAGTTTTTGCAGAAATTGTTTCTCTTATCGCTTCACATCAATAA
- a CDS encoding dicarboxylate/amino acid:cation symporter — protein sequence MKISLTSQMLLALFAGCICGLVVPHLGIDPSYFKPLGDIFINLIKMLVVPLVFATLVAGAAAVGDVSRLGKIAIKSLIYYTVTTVFAVSIGLIVANILQPGSGVEISQNASNTISVAPPSLLSVFMGIIPTNPVKSMTDGNMLQIIFFAVFLGVAISSLGSKHNHIHQFFDSLAEAMLKLTSMVMMYAPIGVFGLLTYTVGTYGAEVLLPLLKLIMVMFVACIIHICIIYLPCIKYSGVPLKKFFKELTSTILVAFSSASSAAALSSNLQSVQRLGASRPVSSFLIPLGNTINMDGTAIYMGVCSIFAATFFGIDLTFDKQILIVIIAMLASVGTMGVPGAGVIMISMVFTQVGIPLEAIALIAGIDRVLDMMRTTLNVLGDATGALTVSKAENDMHPIQE from the coding sequence GTGAAAATTAGCCTTACTAGTCAAATGTTGCTTGCATTATTCGCAGGCTGTATCTGTGGTCTCGTTGTTCCGCATTTAGGTATTGACCCAAGTTATTTCAAACCGTTAGGTGATATTTTTATCAACCTCATCAAAATGCTTGTCGTTCCCCTTGTTTTTGCGACACTGGTAGCTGGCGCCGCCGCTGTCGGTGATGTGAGCAGACTTGGAAAAATTGCGATAAAAAGCCTTATCTATTATACGGTGACAACGGTTTTCGCTGTTTCAATCGGCTTAATCGTAGCCAATATTTTGCAGCCCGGAAGCGGTGTTGAAATCAGCCAAAATGCAAGCAATACCATTTCCGTTGCCCCTCCTTCCCTTCTTTCCGTTTTTATGGGTATCATTCCGACAAACCCCGTAAAATCAATGACCGACGGAAATATGCTTCAAATTATTTTCTTTGCGGTTTTCCTTGGGGTCGCCATCAGTTCCCTCGGCTCAAAACATAACCATATCCATCAATTCTTTGACAGCCTTGCAGAAGCCATGCTCAAGCTTACCTCCATGGTCATGATGTATGCCCCTATCGGTGTTTTCGGTTTGCTTACCTATACGGTCGGAACTTACGGCGCAGAAGTTTTACTGCCGCTTCTCAAACTCATCATGGTAATGTTTGTCGCCTGCATCATTCATATTTGCATCATTTATCTTCCTTGCATCAAGTATTCAGGCGTTCCTTTAAAAAAATTCTTTAAGGAACTCACTTCGACTATCTTGGTTGCGTTTTCCAGCGCGTCCAGCGCCGCAGCCCTTTCCAGCAACTTGCAGAGCGTCCAGCGCTTAGGCGCTTCCCGTCCGGTATCCAGTTTCCTCATTCCTCTCGGAAACACTATCAATATGGACGGCACGGCTATCTATATGGGTGTCTGCTCCATTTTCGCAGCGACATTCTTCGGCATAGACCTTACTTTCGACAAGCAAATCCTTATCGTTATCATTGCCATGCTCGCTTCTGTCGGCACAATGGGTGTTCCGGGCGCAGGCGTGATCATGATTTCCATGGTCTTCACCCAAGTCGGCATTCCCTTGGAAGCTATCGCCCTTATTGCAGGCATCGACCGTGTTCTTGATATGATGAGAACAACCCTCAACGTTCTTGGTGACGCAACAGGCGCTCTTACTGTTTCAAAAGCGGAAAACGATATGCACCCTATTCAGGAATAA